In the genome of Leucobacter luti, one region contains:
- a CDS encoding aminotransferase, whose product MTEEQLGGLVRPDVSVTDAATIARECYGIEAVASELGSNQDRNFVLRESDGSRSVLRVDNPVFTDAAREAQHAALVAYRAAGVPVASVIPGLDGAETQRWGGFAVRRSEFAPGSPMVDLGYFAPVVLEEFGALAAASVRALADLTHPGLASEHMWVMAVAYEQTVALASAIADEELRTRVLAAAEQANAALAEVAAELPTQAIHGDLTDDNVTGLLGDDSRVHPHTVLDLGDLAYGWRVSELAVTASSMLHHEPERPLRLLDLISAFHREAPLSIAEARAVWPLIVLRATILVASGWRQLEIDGDNDYARDRVAGEQAIFDAATAVPLAEATEQVLARLGFQGVPAGSGLQLIAAPGVGIERSAAAPLRALLPDLSGEVSVLDPGVESEALNAGAWRADDAEATLVSAAFAAGAAAAVFPYGVYRLTRTTVDTAEAGATWPVDTELWLPAGAPAAVVTPVSGRVASVGSDYLRIEASSGWMLVLHGLTPALQVGTELGAGDSIGVLAEASAPRSLAVGLRRKDAGEPDSGAAVGVAFVAPDRVPAWARFSHDPADLLGLPRLAQRDESSDELARREEIFASAQERYYERPMQIERGWRHHLVDTTGRAYIDMVNNVTGLGHGHPGVADAVNRQIRVLNTNSRFLFRELAEYSERLLALLPEGSELDTVLLVNSGSEAVDLALRLAQAATGRRTVVSLREAYHGWTMASDAVTTSAYDNPFAAETRPDWVHVADVPNQFRGTYRGSGSGERYASDLGADLALLAAEGREVAGFICESVLGNAGGVMLPDGYLADAYQRVRAAGGLCIADEVQVGFGRMGTSFWGFEQSGVRPDIIAIAKPMGNGFPIGGVITSKKIADALASQGQFFSSAGGNPLSCAVGIAVLDAMRDEALQENARVVGARLADGFRRLAETHTIIGPVHGEGLYLGVELVRDRETMEPATEEAAAICERLRELGIVVLTTSERSNVLKVKPPLCLTGESADVVVAALDRVLTEGW is encoded by the coding sequence ATGACGGAAGAGCAGCTGGGCGGGTTGGTCCGCCCCGATGTTTCAGTGACGGATGCCGCGACGATTGCGCGGGAGTGCTACGGGATTGAGGCCGTTGCGAGTGAGCTCGGAAGCAACCAGGATCGTAATTTCGTGCTGAGGGAGTCCGACGGCTCGCGGAGCGTGCTGCGAGTGGACAATCCGGTGTTCACGGACGCCGCGCGCGAGGCACAGCACGCGGCGCTTGTCGCGTACCGCGCAGCCGGTGTTCCTGTGGCCTCGGTGATTCCCGGCCTCGACGGCGCTGAGACTCAGCGCTGGGGCGGGTTTGCAGTGCGCAGGAGTGAGTTTGCTCCTGGATCACCCATGGTGGATCTCGGCTACTTCGCACCGGTGGTGCTGGAGGAATTTGGGGCTCTGGCTGCTGCCTCAGTGCGCGCGCTCGCAGATCTCACTCACCCTGGGCTCGCCTCGGAGCACATGTGGGTGATGGCGGTTGCGTACGAGCAGACTGTGGCGCTTGCGTCCGCCATCGCGGACGAGGAGTTGCGTACCCGTGTGCTCGCGGCCGCCGAACAGGCAAACGCAGCGCTCGCCGAGGTGGCCGCTGAGCTCCCAACGCAGGCGATTCACGGTGATCTGACCGACGACAATGTTACGGGGCTCCTCGGGGACGATTCCCGAGTGCACCCGCACACCGTGCTGGATCTCGGTGACCTTGCATACGGTTGGCGTGTATCGGAGCTTGCGGTCACAGCGTCGTCAATGCTGCACCACGAACCGGAGCGCCCGCTGCGACTGCTCGACCTGATCAGCGCATTCCATCGGGAAGCTCCGCTCTCGATCGCCGAGGCGCGCGCCGTGTGGCCGCTGATTGTGCTCCGGGCGACGATTCTCGTGGCGAGTGGTTGGCGCCAGCTTGAGATTGATGGCGACAACGACTACGCACGTGACCGCGTGGCCGGAGAACAAGCGATTTTTGATGCGGCTACCGCAGTGCCCCTCGCCGAAGCGACCGAGCAGGTACTCGCACGGCTGGGCTTCCAGGGCGTGCCCGCTGGCTCCGGGCTGCAGTTGATCGCTGCGCCGGGCGTCGGCATCGAACGCTCGGCCGCGGCTCCGCTGCGGGCGCTGTTGCCGGATCTGTCGGGCGAGGTCAGTGTGCTGGATCCCGGGGTCGAATCCGAAGCGCTCAATGCTGGCGCTTGGCGTGCGGACGACGCAGAGGCGACACTCGTCTCTGCTGCGTTTGCCGCCGGCGCAGCGGCCGCGGTGTTCCCCTACGGCGTGTATCGACTCACACGCACGACGGTCGACACGGCCGAAGCTGGAGCAACCTGGCCGGTCGATACCGAACTTTGGCTGCCAGCGGGAGCGCCAGCAGCCGTGGTGACTCCGGTCTCCGGGCGCGTGGCCTCAGTCGGCTCCGACTATCTCCGGATCGAAGCCAGCTCGGGATGGATGCTCGTGCTGCATGGGTTGACCCCGGCACTGCAGGTCGGCACCGAGCTCGGCGCAGGCGACAGTATCGGTGTGCTCGCCGAAGCGTCCGCGCCCCGTTCGCTCGCGGTGGGGTTGCGGCGAAAGGACGCGGGGGAGCCGGACTCCGGAGCCGCCGTCGGTGTCGCGTTCGTCGCCCCCGACCGGGTGCCAGCATGGGCGCGATTCAGCCATGATCCTGCGGATCTCCTCGGTCTCCCACGTCTCGCACAGCGGGACGAATCGAGCGATGAGCTGGCGCGCCGCGAGGAGATTTTCGCGAGTGCGCAGGAGCGATACTACGAGCGCCCGATGCAGATCGAACGCGGCTGGCGCCACCACCTCGTTGATACGACGGGTCGTGCCTACATCGACATGGTGAACAACGTTACCGGGCTCGGACACGGTCACCCGGGAGTGGCGGACGCGGTGAACCGGCAGATCCGTGTCCTGAACACGAACTCGCGGTTCCTGTTCCGCGAGCTCGCCGAGTACAGCGAGCGGCTACTCGCGCTGCTGCCTGAAGGCTCTGAGCTGGACACCGTGCTGCTCGTCAACAGCGGTTCGGAAGCGGTGGATCTCGCGCTTCGACTCGCGCAGGCCGCGACAGGCAGGCGCACGGTGGTGTCGCTCCGCGAGGCGTACCACGGGTGGACGATGGCCTCAGACGCGGTGACGACGAGCGCCTATGACAACCCGTTTGCGGCAGAGACGCGCCCAGACTGGGTCCACGTCGCCGACGTGCCGAACCAGTTCCGCGGCACGTACCGGGGGAGCGGGAGCGGTGAGCGCTACGCCAGTGATCTTGGGGCGGATCTTGCGCTGCTCGCCGCTGAAGGCCGGGAGGTCGCCGGCTTCATCTGCGAGTCTGTGCTCGGCAATGCGGGCGGCGTGATGCTCCCTGACGGGTATCTTGCCGATGCATATCAGCGGGTGCGAGCTGCGGGTGGACTCTGCATTGCCGACGAGGTGCAAGTGGGCTTCGGGCGCATGGGGACGAGCTTCTGGGGCTTCGAACAGTCGGGAGTGCGGCCCGACATCATTGCGATTGCCAAGCCTATGGGGAACGGCTTCCCGATCGGCGGTGTGATCACCTCGAAGAAGATCGCGGATGCGCTCGCCTCACAGGGCCAGTTCTTCTCGTCGGCTGGAGGGAATCCGCTGAGCTGCGCGGTGGGCATTGCCGTGCTCGACGCGATGCGAGATGAGGCACTGCAGGAGAACGCTCGCGTCGTTGGTGCTCGGCTTGCGGACGGCTTCCGGCGACTCGCTGAGACGCACACCATCATCGGACCGGTGCATGGTGAAGGCCTGTACCTCGGCGTCGAGCTCGTGCGGGATCGCGAGACGATGGAACCGGCGACGGAGGAAGCTGCAGCGATCTGCGAGCGGCTGAGGGAGTTGGGCATCGTCGTGCTCACCACGTCTGAGCGATCAAATGTGCTGAAGGTGAAGCCGCCGCTGTGCCTCACGGGAGAGAGCGCCGACGTTGTCGTTGCCGCGCTCGACCGCGTGCTCACCGAAGGCTGGTAA
- the mgtE gene encoding magnesium transporter, giving the protein MTISDIQSTDDLVATIAQLFAARDLTALTNALTPVSPDDLVPVFERLSRKQRAVIYRLLAKDRAAELFELLDPPLQSDLLHGLQDAEVSQLFADLDHDDRLWLLDEVPAALATRLLRGLPEHERVLTSALLGYPQGSIGRRMSLEYVSTRESFTVAETMERVRARLADAETVYTIPVLDDSRHVVGIVSLRELLSAADDTPISQLMSAARMASAQDDAEFAARRCADLALLAMPIVDREHRLVGMLTIDDAIRILEHEESEDAARQGGTEPLRRPYLSTPVGALVRSRVIWLLVLAVGATLTVQVLSVFETTIAEVTVLALFVPLLIGTGGNTGNQAATTVTRALALGDVKSRDFARVLTRELRTGGMLGLLLGTLGFTIAAIAYSPQIGLVIGLTLLCVCTLAAAVGGCMPLIARAVKVDPAVFSNPFISTFVDASGLIIYFLIARAILGL; this is encoded by the coding sequence ATGACCATCTCCGATATCCAGAGCACCGACGATCTCGTTGCCACCATTGCCCAGTTGTTCGCAGCCCGCGATCTCACTGCGCTCACCAACGCGCTCACGCCGGTCTCACCCGACGATCTCGTTCCCGTTTTCGAGCGGCTCAGCCGCAAGCAGCGCGCCGTCATTTACCGACTCCTTGCAAAAGATCGTGCCGCGGAGCTGTTTGAGCTGCTCGATCCCCCGCTCCAGAGTGATCTCCTCCACGGACTGCAAGACGCAGAAGTGTCCCAGCTGTTCGCCGACCTCGATCACGATGACCGACTGTGGCTGCTCGATGAGGTTCCCGCTGCACTCGCCACCCGGCTGCTCCGTGGGCTTCCGGAGCACGAACGAGTGCTCACCTCAGCGTTGCTCGGCTATCCACAAGGCAGCATCGGCCGCCGGATGTCGCTCGAGTATGTCTCCACCCGAGAGAGCTTCACTGTCGCTGAGACGATGGAGCGGGTGCGGGCTCGGCTCGCAGACGCAGAAACCGTGTATACGATTCCCGTGCTCGATGACTCGCGCCACGTCGTTGGCATCGTGAGCCTGCGTGAACTCCTGAGCGCAGCGGACGACACCCCGATCTCTCAGCTCATGAGCGCTGCGCGCATGGCATCGGCGCAGGATGACGCCGAGTTTGCGGCACGGCGCTGCGCGGATCTCGCACTGCTCGCCATGCCGATCGTCGATCGGGAGCACCGTCTCGTCGGCATGCTCACGATTGATGACGCGATCCGGATCCTGGAGCATGAGGAAAGCGAAGACGCCGCCCGCCAGGGCGGAACCGAACCATTGCGCCGGCCCTACTTGTCGACGCCAGTCGGGGCGCTCGTACGTTCACGCGTCATCTGGCTGCTCGTTCTCGCTGTCGGCGCGACACTCACTGTCCAGGTGCTCTCGGTGTTCGAGACCACAATCGCCGAGGTCACCGTGCTGGCGCTGTTCGTGCCGCTGCTGATCGGTACGGGCGGGAACACCGGAAACCAGGCAGCCACTACCGTCACGCGAGCGCTCGCGCTCGGCGATGTGAAGTCGCGCGATTTTGCGCGCGTGCTCACCCGGGAGTTGCGCACCGGTGGCATGCTCGGACTCCTCCTCGGCACCCTCGGCTTCACTATCGCCGCGATCGCCTACTCGCCTCAGATCGGCCTGGTCATTGGGCTCACGCTGCTGTGCGTGTGCACGCTTGCAGCAGCGGTTGGTGGATGTATGCCGCTGATCGCGCGGGCCGTGAAGGTCGATCCTGCAGTGTTCTCGAACCCGTTCATCTCGACCTTCGTGGACGCCTCAGGGCTGATCATCTACTTCCTCATCGCGCGCGCGATCCTCGGGCTGTAA
- a CDS encoding MFS transporter has translation MAQSYRALFRISGTIPLTTAGLIARMPLSMIGIGLITMVATDRGSYAFAGALAAVFAVSSALATPQVARLVDRFGQSRIVPLAVMVSGAALACLLVTFRLDGPLPVIFVSAAVAGLLPSVPALVRVRWVGLLQREHDRAVRERPTGGSKSRLATPGLHTAFAWETVLDDVSFVIGPPISIGLSVGLFPEAGPLVGGVLLLIGAGWLIAQRETEPRPGRHEITLGPLSVLRERTVWGIVLVMIALGAILGTVDVASVAFAERQGIPAAASVVLAVYALGSALSGIIFGAVATRRPTRLLLRVGLIGTAVTTLPLIWVGTVTSLSVSVFIAGAFFAPTMILATKLIEETVPARALTEALTWTTAGLAFGVAIGPAVAGPLIDALGPSGGFRVSLVAAVILIALLPLVTRIGPSGIAPSEATLPGPPGQT, from the coding sequence ATGGCTCAGAGTTACCGCGCCCTGTTTCGTATCAGCGGCACCATTCCGCTCACAACAGCCGGACTGATTGCCCGAATGCCGCTTTCCATGATCGGGATCGGGCTGATCACGATGGTCGCGACGGATCGCGGCAGCTACGCGTTCGCCGGTGCACTTGCGGCGGTGTTCGCAGTGTCCTCCGCCCTCGCGACTCCGCAGGTCGCCAGGCTCGTGGATCGCTTTGGCCAAAGCCGGATTGTTCCGCTTGCTGTGATGGTAAGCGGTGCAGCGCTCGCCTGCCTCCTTGTGACGTTCCGGCTTGATGGGCCGCTCCCCGTGATCTTTGTGTCCGCCGCAGTTGCGGGGTTGCTGCCGAGCGTTCCCGCACTCGTGAGAGTGCGCTGGGTGGGACTCCTGCAGCGCGAACACGACCGTGCGGTGCGCGAGAGGCCAACCGGTGGCTCCAAGTCGCGGCTCGCGACCCCGGGATTGCACACTGCCTTCGCCTGGGAAACAGTGCTTGATGATGTTTCATTTGTCATTGGGCCGCCGATTTCGATTGGCCTCAGTGTTGGCCTGTTTCCTGAGGCGGGCCCGCTGGTCGGCGGAGTGCTGTTGCTCATCGGGGCTGGGTGGCTGATCGCTCAGCGGGAGACCGAACCGCGGCCAGGGAGGCATGAAATCACGCTGGGACCACTGAGCGTGCTGCGGGAGCGGACCGTGTGGGGCATCGTGCTCGTGATGATCGCGCTCGGTGCAATCCTCGGCACGGTCGACGTGGCGAGCGTTGCCTTCGCGGAGCGGCAGGGAATCCCGGCCGCCGCGAGTGTGGTGCTGGCTGTGTACGCACTCGGCTCCGCCCTCTCCGGGATCATATTTGGTGCTGTCGCCACGAGACGACCAACTCGGCTCTTGCTGCGCGTCGGCCTGATCGGCACAGCGGTGACGACCCTGCCGCTGATCTGGGTGGGAACTGTCACCTCGCTCTCCGTCAGTGTGTTCATCGCCGGCGCATTCTTCGCACCCACGATGATTCTCGCGACGAAACTGATCGAAGAGACCGTGCCTGCTCGAGCCCTCACCGAGGCGCTGACGTGGACCACTGCTGGGCTCGCGTTCGGGGTCGCCATCGGCCCAGCCGTGGCAGGCCCGCTCATCGATGCGCTCGGCCCGAGTGGTGGCTTCCGCGTCTCGCTTGTCGCAGCCGTCATCCTCATCGCTTTGCTCCCGTTGGTGACCAGGATCGGGCCATCTGGGATCGCTCCCAGCGAAGCGACGTTGCCGGGACCTCCCGGGCAGACTTGA
- a CDS encoding MerR family transcriptional regulator, with the protein MRIGELAQQAGVTVKAVRYYEQIGLVAPKRGNNGYRTYTGQDLRTVREIRELHELGIVPSRAAPFIECLEIGHEHGDECVSSLAVYRDAIAELDRALTELGARRTALQRRLETAAEREVRPAAAPADYTVLPAGLPAPEDDGAAAHLPGKPVPGLILHNSDGESVALDRLGAGRSVIYLYPLTGRPGVDLPEGWDAIPGARGCSTQACDFRDHFQELRAAGVQSVTGLSSQDTDYQAEVAARLALPFPMLSDPDFALAAALQLPTFSAPGHERLYARLTLIIRDGVIEHVFYPIFPPNTHAQQVLDWLAAHPEDDA; encoded by the coding sequence ATGAGAATTGGAGAGCTTGCGCAGCAGGCAGGAGTCACCGTCAAAGCTGTGCGCTACTACGAGCAGATCGGGCTTGTTGCGCCGAAACGCGGGAACAACGGGTACCGCACGTACACGGGGCAGGATCTGCGTACAGTCCGGGAGATTCGGGAACTGCATGAGCTCGGGATTGTGCCGAGCCGCGCAGCTCCGTTCATTGAGTGCCTTGAGATTGGGCACGAGCACGGAGATGAGTGTGTGAGTTCCCTCGCTGTGTACCGCGACGCGATTGCTGAGCTGGATCGGGCGCTCACGGAGCTCGGTGCCCGCCGCACAGCCCTACAGCGGCGGCTCGAGACTGCGGCCGAACGCGAGGTGCGACCTGCCGCTGCTCCTGCCGACTACACGGTGCTGCCCGCCGGCCTGCCAGCGCCCGAAGATGATGGTGCGGCGGCGCACCTCCCAGGGAAGCCTGTTCCTGGCCTGATTCTGCACAATTCGGATGGCGAATCCGTGGCGCTCGATCGTCTGGGAGCTGGCCGCAGCGTCATCTACCTTTATCCGCTCACTGGGCGGCCCGGCGTTGACCTGCCCGAGGGGTGGGATGCGATCCCAGGCGCTCGTGGCTGTTCCACCCAGGCCTGTGACTTCCGGGATCACTTTCAGGAACTGCGTGCCGCTGGAGTGCAGAGCGTCACTGGATTGTCGAGCCAAGACACCGACTATCAGGCCGAGGTGGCTGCGCGCCTGGCGCTCCCATTTCCGATGCTCTCGGATCCAGATTTCGCACTGGCCGCTGCGCTGCAGCTACCCACGTTTTCGGCGCCGGGACACGAGCGGCTCTATGCTCGGCTCACACTCATCATTCGCGACGGAGTCATTGAGCACGTGTTTTACCCGATCTTCCCACCCAACACCCACGCGCAGCAGGTACTCGACTGGCTCGCAGCACACCCAGAGGACGACGCATGA
- a CDS encoding antibiotic biosynthesis monooxygenase, with translation MKYSSTFIFETGELDEDFDRLNTEIAERARTIPGFLGEEEWHNSDTGLHSEVYYWESLEALRELVSMDTHGVAKLRSGEWIPRYRVVIAEVHTVYGDPTLGLAHVPAQS, from the coding sequence ATGAAGTACAGTTCAACATTTATCTTTGAGACCGGAGAGCTCGACGAAGACTTCGACAGGCTCAACACCGAAATCGCGGAGCGAGCACGCACGATCCCGGGGTTCCTTGGTGAAGAGGAGTGGCATAACTCCGACACCGGACTGCACTCCGAGGTCTACTACTGGGAGAGCCTCGAAGCGTTGCGGGAACTCGTCAGCATGGACACACACGGGGTGGCGAAGCTGCGTTCGGGGGAGTGGATCCCGCGCTACCGTGTGGTGATCGCTGAGGTGCATACCGTCTACGGAGATCCCACACTCGGCCTCGCCCACGTTCCTGCACAGAGCTGA
- a CDS encoding endonuclease/exonuclease/phosphatase family protein, with the protein MARRTGSRRRIGVLIAVLAAVLIAALGAPARFPDLFGLALPFEAILPWLGAPIALLLIAALARRAWLGILVSLLAVVVWSFVFVPRIMPLNPPSASEVDATVTVLSQNLQGAAGDPATTTQAVLDRAPDLLALQEIDGESRDALDAALLEAYPYAERASTVGLWSTYPILESEPLDLGLGWKRALRAVVATPGGDTTVYVVHAASARLQGHEQRDQMLTQLTEQIQADGSPRIIALGDFNAGTDDRSFVPLTDLLVEPRQTAGGFGFSWPAAFPFVRLDHVLERGFDARSMETIPLGGSDHLAVTAELVLTQ; encoded by the coding sequence ATGGCACGCAGAACTGGGAGTCGGCGTCGGATCGGCGTACTCATCGCCGTGCTCGCCGCAGTGCTGATCGCAGCGCTGGGAGCGCCTGCCCGGTTTCCTGACCTGTTTGGGCTTGCGCTTCCGTTCGAGGCGATCTTGCCCTGGCTCGGGGCGCCAATCGCGCTGCTGCTGATCGCTGCGCTTGCGCGGCGTGCATGGTTGGGGATCTTGGTGAGTCTCTTGGCCGTGGTCGTGTGGTCTTTCGTGTTCGTGCCACGGATCATGCCGCTTAACCCGCCAAGCGCATCGGAGGTTGACGCGACGGTGACCGTGCTGAGCCAGAACCTGCAGGGCGCAGCGGGCGATCCAGCAACTACGACGCAGGCGGTGCTTGACCGCGCTCCGGACCTGCTCGCACTGCAGGAGATCGACGGGGAATCACGGGACGCACTCGATGCCGCGTTGCTCGAAGCATACCCATATGCAGAGCGGGCGAGCACAGTGGGGCTGTGGAGTACGTACCCGATTCTGGAGTCCGAGCCGCTGGATCTCGGCCTCGGATGGAAACGAGCGCTGCGCGCCGTCGTCGCGACTCCAGGCGGTGACACCACGGTGTATGTGGTCCACGCCGCGTCGGCCCGGCTCCAGGGCCATGAGCAGCGTGATCAGATGCTCACGCAGCTCACCGAGCAGATCCAGGCAGATGGGAGTCCCCGGATCATTGCTCTGGGCGACTTCAACGCTGGAACTGATGATCGCTCGTTCGTGCCACTCACCGATCTCTTGGTCGAACCGCGCCAGACCGCTGGCGGGTTTGGTTTCAGCTGGCCGGCTGCGTTCCCGTTCGTGCGGCTCGATCACGTGCTCGAGCGCGGCTTTGACGCTCGGAGCATGGAGACGATTCCGCTCGGGGGGAGTGACCACCTCGCGGTGACCGCCGAGCTTGTGCTGACGCAGTAG
- a CDS encoding M23 family metallopeptidase — MSHVLLAAYRIRFPFIYAATVALIAVAIAAFIPMNDSARAVRTAIWGCAMGVLILGISITMLGGRRLPDRRTIAVTAPVRGRWLALNSPASAVPSHGVRTYGQTYAIDLVAEPLDRDRPEFASGPMMRPAPEYPAFGEPVRAMIDGTVVRASDWRRDHRARSHWPGLLYLTAEGAIRELGGPGFVVGNHVVIRGHGESRQVFAVVAHLQRGSVTVRVGDTVRAGDKIGRCGNSGNSTEPHVHAQLMDRASAWTGQGIPLEFSDITVGESEERITGMPQNEQHMTS; from the coding sequence ATGAGTCACGTACTCCTCGCCGCCTATCGGATCAGGTTCCCCTTCATCTATGCCGCGACGGTGGCGCTGATCGCAGTTGCGATTGCCGCGTTCATCCCGATGAACGACAGCGCTCGCGCAGTACGCACCGCGATCTGGGGGTGCGCTATGGGAGTCCTGATACTCGGGATCAGCATCACGATGCTGGGCGGGCGCAGGCTGCCGGATCGACGCACAATTGCCGTAACCGCGCCGGTACGGGGTCGGTGGCTCGCGCTGAATAGCCCCGCTTCTGCAGTGCCGAGCCACGGGGTTCGCACATACGGCCAGACATACGCCATTGACTTGGTCGCGGAACCGCTGGATCGAGACCGGCCCGAGTTCGCATCGGGGCCGATGATGCGCCCCGCTCCCGAGTACCCGGCATTCGGCGAACCCGTGCGCGCCATGATCGACGGCACCGTCGTGCGCGCGTCGGACTGGCGCCGGGATCACCGCGCTCGCTCGCACTGGCCAGGGTTGCTCTATCTCACTGCTGAGGGAGCCATCAGGGAGTTGGGTGGCCCGGGTTTTGTCGTGGGGAACCACGTCGTGATTCGCGGGCACGGGGAATCGCGGCAGGTGTTCGCGGTAGTCGCCCACCTCCAGCGCGGCTCAGTCACGGTGCGTGTGGGCGACACTGTACGAGCCGGAGACAAGATCGGCCGATGCGGCAACTCGGGCAATAGCACCGAGCCGCATGTCCACGCCCAGTTGATGGATCGAGCATCGGCGTGGACGGGGCAGGGTATCCCGCTTGAGTTCAGCGACATCACCGTGGGCGAGAGCGAGGAACGGATCACGGGAATGCCTCAGAATGAGCAGCACATGACCTCCTAG
- a CDS encoding helix-turn-helix transcriptional regulator gives MNTETVAILNTLEALTERVQALEAHAEANAHSPSDASSTVASADFWALHGVEQRRASDPSTADGVVMLVGSVTLPDGSPVAWQESAGTAGLLEVDWANHAASFAALGHPVRIELLRHVLSGTHATADLAAIESLGTTGQLHHHLRQLISTGWLRQSGRGNYEVPAARVVPLLVAVVGAAR, from the coding sequence ATGAACACCGAGACTGTCGCGATACTCAACACCCTCGAGGCGCTCACCGAGCGAGTCCAGGCGTTAGAAGCTCACGCAGAGGCGAACGCACACTCCCCCAGCGACGCATCTTCCACCGTCGCCTCTGCTGATTTCTGGGCATTGCACGGCGTTGAACAGCGTCGCGCAAGCGATCCCTCCACCGCAGATGGCGTTGTCATGCTGGTCGGCTCAGTGACACTTCCGGACGGCTCCCCGGTCGCGTGGCAGGAAAGCGCAGGTACCGCGGGCCTCTTAGAGGTGGACTGGGCGAATCACGCAGCATCATTTGCCGCACTCGGCCACCCAGTGCGCATCGAGTTGCTACGCCATGTACTCTCCGGGACACACGCGACCGCTGACCTCGCGGCGATCGAGTCCCTGGGTACGACTGGGCAACTGCACCATCACCTCCGGCAGCTCATCTCCACTGGGTGGCTGAGGCAGAGCGGGCGTGGCAACTACGAAGTTCCTGCTGCACGGGTGGTCCCTCTACTCGTTGCCGTGGTGGGCGCTGCACGATGA
- a CDS encoding TraR/DksA C4-type zinc finger protein yields MPRDTAQREVLVQEQKYVLARVAKLEAQLEALIRTRRSESDDDEHDPEGETLSSQWSMLVGLLDAAREDATLAERALMRFEAGDYGICQLCGQPIPIGQLEARPFRESCVSCPRSETAVTAARDSRVFPPSAISTAPGTSPCTQYPAPRIVVRSTAPGATPLCGRVVHAPANCTGTHATERGRGDEWARSSPCSIVR; encoded by the coding sequence ATGCCACGAGATACCGCACAGCGTGAGGTGCTGGTGCAGGAACAAAAGTATGTGCTCGCGCGAGTCGCAAAACTCGAGGCTCAACTCGAAGCGTTGATTCGGACGCGCCGGAGTGAGTCCGATGACGACGAGCACGATCCGGAGGGTGAGACACTCTCGTCCCAGTGGTCGATGCTGGTCGGCCTCCTCGACGCTGCGCGCGAGGACGCCACGCTGGCGGAGCGCGCGCTCATGCGATTCGAAGCAGGAGACTACGGGATCTGTCAGCTCTGTGGCCAGCCCATCCCCATCGGTCAGCTTGAAGCGCGCCCGTTCCGCGAGAGCTGCGTGAGCTGCCCACGCTCTGAAACAGCAGTGACTGCTGCACGTGACTCCAGGGTGTTTCCCCCGTCTGCCATCTCCACAGCGCCTGGTACGTCCCCGTGCACCCAGTACCCGGCCCCCAGAATTGTAGTGCGAAGCACTGCTCCCGGCGCGACACCGTTGTGCGGACGCGTTGTTCACGCCCCGGCGAATTGCACAGGAACCCACGCAACGGAGCGCGGGCGAGGTGACGAGTGGGCGAGGTCTTCTCCTTGTTCCATTGTACGCTAA
- a CDS encoding DUF1990 family protein, with product MARTFSIETRTTAPIQELFDVSLSIDAHLASTAHSGERAIGGVTHGSIGLGETVTWRARHFGIWFTMTSQISSLERPTRFVDEQLRGPFRQFHHEHHFREDGGGTLMTDTLTVASPICARLTERLVLVPYLRRLIRDRNLSLLAALGVEPGTDPSAQIWPRNPGDPRQRYERTVRIGSGDAYWDRVSRAVLRWEVKTRSGFRVDDQRPVTVGRPLTITARVAGITVREPVRVAEVVDAPDRVGFSYSTLPGHPVSGEEAFIVHRAGDEVFLTLRSLTAPAALQPWRALYPVLRIAQRVARRRYFLALAE from the coding sequence ATGGCACGCACGTTTTCCATCGAGACGCGCACGACGGCCCCCATCCAGGAGTTGTTCGACGTATCGCTGAGCATCGACGCCCACCTGGCGTCCACGGCGCACTCTGGCGAGCGGGCGATTGGCGGCGTAACGCACGGGTCGATCGGGCTCGGCGAAACGGTGACCTGGAGAGCACGCCACTTCGGGATCTGGTTCACGATGACCTCCCAGATCAGCAGCCTGGAGCGTCCGACACGGTTTGTTGACGAGCAACTGCGCGGCCCGTTCCGCCAGTTTCACCACGAGCACCATTTCCGTGAGGATGGTGGGGGCACGCTGATGACCGACACGCTCACCGTTGCTTCGCCGATCTGTGCTCGCCTCACCGAGCGCCTCGTGCTCGTGCCGTATCTGCGGCGCCTGATCCGGGACCGAAATCTAAGCCTGCTTGCCGCGCTCGGGGTCGAACCCGGAACCGACCCCAGTGCGCAGATTTGGCCGCGGAATCCCGGAGATCCGCGACAGCGCTACGAACGAACGGTGCGTATTGGATCGGGCGATGCGTACTGGGATCGGGTATCCCGCGCCGTGCTGCGGTGGGAGGTGAAAACGCGATCCGGCTTTCGTGTCGACGATCAACGGCCCGTGACGGTCGGCCGCCCGCTGACGATCACGGCGCGGGTCGCAGGAATCACCGTGCGTGAACCCGTGCGCGTTGCAGAAGTGGTCGATGCTCCAGATCGGGTCGGCTTCTCGTACTCCACGTTGCCCGGCCATCCGGTCTCCGGGGAAGAAGCGTTCATCGTGCATCGGGCCGGCGACGAGGTCTTCCTCACGTTGCGTTCGCTCACCGCCCCGGCAGCGTTGCAGCCGTGGCGAGCGCTGTACCCCGTACTCAGAATCGCCCAGCGTGTCGCGCGGAGGCGCTATTTCCTGGCCCTCGCTGAGTAG